One segment of Carya illinoinensis cultivar Pawnee chromosome 13, C.illinoinensisPawnee_v1, whole genome shotgun sequence DNA contains the following:
- the LOC122292584 gene encoding octanoyltransferase LIP2, mitochondrial isoform X2: MRVSRSLEVWKMGTINYLDALRLQEQLVSNRKAHKIPDTLLSLQHPPTYTLGKRRTDHNLLIPESDLKKMGAELHYTQRGGDITFHGPHQAILYPIISLRDIGLGARNYVEKLELTMIELASLYGVKACAGQAGETGVWVGERKIGAIGVRISFGITSHGLAFNIDPDLNYFKHIVPCGIANKEVTSLRKETDLVLPAEEVVHEQLISCFARQFGYSNLLWKENGLIS, encoded by the coding sequence ATGAGGGTTTCACGAAGCCTTGAGGTCTGGAAAATGGGCACCATTAACTATTTGGATGCACTAAGGTTGCAGGAACAGCTGGTCTCTAATAGAAAAGCTCATAAAATTCCGGACACTCTGTTGTCCCTGCAACATCCACCTACATATACCCTTGGTAAACGACGAACTGATCACAATTTATTGATCCCAGAGTCTGACCTTAAAAAGATGGGAGCTGAACTTCACTACACACAAAGAGGAGGAGATATCACATTTCATGGTCCACATCAAGCCATTTTGTATCCCATTATTTCTCTTAGGGATATTGGACTTGGTGCTCGTAATTATGTGGAGAAGCTTGAGTTAACTATGATTGAACTGGCATCTCTTTACGGTGTGAAAGCTTGTGCTGGGCAAGCAGGCGAAACTGGGGTTTGGGTTGGAGAGAGAAAGATTGGTGCTATTGGGGTTCGAATTTCATTTGGAATCACCTCTCATGGGTTGGCCTTCAACATCGATCCTGATTTGAACTATTTTAAGCATATTGTACCTTGTGGGATTGCCAATAAAGAAGTTACGTCTTTGAGAAAGGAGACAGATTTGGTGCTTCCTGCTGAAGAAGTAGTTCATGAGCAGTTAATTTCTTGTTTTGCAAGACAGTTTGGTTATAGCAATCTTCTTTGGAAGGAGAATGGATTAATTTCGTAA
- the LOC122292584 gene encoding octanoyltransferase LIP2, mitochondrial isoform X1, which translates to MVDRFCIIEPKRRVFLECVVLQEMRVSRSLEVWKMGTINYLDALRLQEQLVSNRKAHKIPDTLLSLQHPPTYTLGKRRTDHNLLIPESDLKKMGAELHYTQRGGDITFHGPHQAILYPIISLRDIGLGARNYVEKLELTMIELASLYGVKACAGQAGETGVWVGERKIGAIGVRISFGITSHGLAFNIDPDLNYFKHIVPCGIANKEVTSLRKETDLVLPAEEVVHEQLISCFARQFGYSNLLWKENGLIS; encoded by the exons ATGGTGGATAGATTTTGCATTATAGAACCAAAACGGCGCGTTTTCTTGGAATGCGTTGTCCTACAG GAAATGAGGGTTTCACGAAGCCTTGAGGTCTGGAAAATGGGCACCATTAACTATTTGGATGCACTAAGGTTGCAGGAACAGCTGGTCTCTAATAGAAAAGCTCATAAAATTCCGGACACTCTGTTGTCCCTGCAACATCCACCTACATATACCCTTGGTAAACGACGAACTGATCACAATTTATTGATCCCAGAGTCTGACCTTAAAAAGATGGGAGCTGAACTTCACTACACACAAAGAGGAGGAGATATCACATTTCATGGTCCACATCAAGCCATTTTGTATCCCATTATTTCTCTTAGGGATATTGGACTTGGTGCTCGTAATTATGTGGAGAAGCTTGAGTTAACTATGATTGAACTGGCATCTCTTTACGGTGTGAAAGCTTGTGCTGGGCAAGCAGGCGAAACTGGGGTTTGGGTTGGAGAGAGAAAGATTGGTGCTATTGGGGTTCGAATTTCATTTGGAATCACCTCTCATGGGTTGGCCTTCAACATCGATCCTGATTTGAACTATTTTAAGCATATTGTACCTTGTGGGATTGCCAATAAAGAAGTTACGTCTTTGAGAAAGGAGACAGATTTGGTGCTTCCTGCTGAAGAAGTAGTTCATGAGCAGTTAATTTCTTGTTTTGCAAGACAGTTTGGTTATAGCAATCTTCTTTGGAAGGAGAATGGATTAATTTCGTAA